One region of Peromyscus eremicus chromosome 4, PerEre_H2_v1, whole genome shotgun sequence genomic DNA includes:
- the Hnf4a gene encoding hepatocyte nuclear factor 4-alpha isoform X1, which translates to MRLSKTLVDMDMADYSAALDPAYTTLEFENVQVLTMGNDTSPSEGANLNSSNSLGVSALCAICGDRATGKHYGASSCDGCKGFFRRSVRKNHMYSCRFSRQCVVDKDKRNQCRYCRLKKCFRAGMKKEAVQNERDRISTRRSSYEDSSLPSINALLQAEVLSQQITSPISGINGDIRAKKIANITDVCESMKEQLLVLVEWAKYIPAFCELLLDDQVALLRAHAGEHLLLGATKRSMVFKDVLLLGNDYIVPRHCPELAEMSRVSVRILDELVLPFQELQIDDNEYACLKAIIFFDPDAKGLSDPGKIKRLRSQVQVSLEDYINDRQYDSRGRFGELLLLLPTLQSITWQMIEQIQFIKLFGMAKIDNLLQEMLLGGSASDAPHAHHPLHPHLMQEHMGTNVIVANTMPSHLSNGQMCEWPRPRGQAATPETPQPSPPSGSGSEPYKLLPGAIATIVKPPSAIPQPTITKQEVI; encoded by the exons ATGCGACTCTCCAAAACCCTCGTCGACATGGATATGGCTGACTACAGTGCCGCTCTGGACCCAGCCTACACCACCCTGGAGTTTGAAAATGTGCAGGTGTTGACCATGGGCAATG ACACATCCCCGTCTGAAGGCGCCAACCTCAACTCATCCAACAGCTTGGGCGTCAGTGCCCTGTGTGCCATCTGTGGAGACCGGGCCACAGGCAAACACTACGGGGCCTCAAGCTGTGACGGGTGCAAGGGATTCTTCAGGAGGAGTGTGAGGAAGAACCACATGTACTCCTGCAG GTTTAGCCGGCAGTGTGTAGTGGACAAAGATAAGAGGAACCAGTGCCGCTACTGCAGACTCAAGAAGTGCTTCCGGGCTGGCATGAAGAAGGAAG CCGTCCAAAATGAGCGGGACCGGATCAGCACGCGGAGGTCAAGCTACGAGGACAGCAGCCTGCCGTCCATTAATGCGCTCCTGCAGGCAGAGGTCCTGTCTCAGCAG ATCACCTCTCCCATCTCTGGGATCAACGGCGACATTCGGGCCAAGAAGATCGCCAACATTACAGACGTGTGTGAGTCCATGAAGGAACAGCTGCTGGTTCTGGTGGAGTGGGCCAAGTACATCCCGGCCTTCTGTGAGCTCCTTCTAGATGACCAG GTAGCCTTGCTCAGAGCCCATGCCGGTGAGCACCTGCTGCTCGGAGCCACCAAGAGATCCATGGTGTTCAAGGACGTGCTGCTCCTAG GCAATGACTACATCGTCCCTCGGCACTGCCCAGAGCTAGCAGAGATGAGCCGTGTGTCCGTGCGCATCCTCGATGAGCTGGTCCTGCCCTTCCAGGAGTTGCAGATTGATGACAATGAGTATGCTTGCCTCAAAGCCATCATCTTCTTCGACCCAG ACGCCAAGGGCCTGAGCGACCCGGGCAAGATCAAGCGGCTGCGGTCCCAGGTCCAGGTGAGCCTGGAGGACTACATCAACGACCGCCAGTACGACTCTCGGGGCCGCTTTGGcgaactgctgctgctgctgccgacCCTGCAGAGCATCACCTGGCAGATGATCGAACAGATCCAGTTCATCAAGCTCTTTGGCATGGCCAAGATCGACAACCTGCTGCAGGAGATGTTGCTTGGAG GGTCTGCCAGTGATGCACCCCACGCCCACCACCCCCTGCACCCTCACCTGATGCAGGAACACATGGGCACCAATGTCATAGTTGCCAACACGATGCCCTCTCACCTCAGCAATGGACAGATGTGTGAGTGGCCCCGACCCAGGGGGCAGGCAG cCACCCCTGAGACTCCACAGCCATCTCCGCCAAGTGGCTCAGGATCTGAACCCTACAAGCTCCTGCCAGGAGCCATTGCCACCATTGTCAAGCCCCCCTCTGCCATTCCCCAGCCAACTATCACCAAGCAAGAAGTCATCTAG
- the Hnf4a gene encoding hepatocyte nuclear factor 4-alpha isoform X2 — MRLSKTLVDMDMADYSAALDPAYTTLEFENVQVLTMGNDTSPSEGANLNSSNSLGVSALCAICGDRATGKHYGASSCDGCKGFFRRSVRKNHMYSCRFSRQCVVDKDKRNQCRYCRLKKCFRAGMKKEAVQNERDRISTRRSSYEDSSLPSINALLQAEVLSQQITSPISGINGDIRAKKIANITDVCESMKEQLLVLVEWAKYIPAFCELLLDDQVALLRAHAGEHLLLGATKRSMVFKDVLLLGNDYIVPRHCPELAEMSRVSVRILDELVLPFQELQIDDNEYACLKAIIFFDPDAKGLSDPGKIKRLRSQVQVSLEDYINDRQYDSRGRFGELLLLLPTLQSITWQMIEQIQFIKLFGMAKIDNLLQEMLLGGSASDAPHAHHPLHPHLMQEHMGTNVIVANTMPSHLSNGQMSTPETPQPSPPSGSGSEPYKLLPGAIATIVKPPSAIPQPTITKQEVI; from the exons ATGCGACTCTCCAAAACCCTCGTCGACATGGATATGGCTGACTACAGTGCCGCTCTGGACCCAGCCTACACCACCCTGGAGTTTGAAAATGTGCAGGTGTTGACCATGGGCAATG ACACATCCCCGTCTGAAGGCGCCAACCTCAACTCATCCAACAGCTTGGGCGTCAGTGCCCTGTGTGCCATCTGTGGAGACCGGGCCACAGGCAAACACTACGGGGCCTCAAGCTGTGACGGGTGCAAGGGATTCTTCAGGAGGAGTGTGAGGAAGAACCACATGTACTCCTGCAG GTTTAGCCGGCAGTGTGTAGTGGACAAAGATAAGAGGAACCAGTGCCGCTACTGCAGACTCAAGAAGTGCTTCCGGGCTGGCATGAAGAAGGAAG CCGTCCAAAATGAGCGGGACCGGATCAGCACGCGGAGGTCAAGCTACGAGGACAGCAGCCTGCCGTCCATTAATGCGCTCCTGCAGGCAGAGGTCCTGTCTCAGCAG ATCACCTCTCCCATCTCTGGGATCAACGGCGACATTCGGGCCAAGAAGATCGCCAACATTACAGACGTGTGTGAGTCCATGAAGGAACAGCTGCTGGTTCTGGTGGAGTGGGCCAAGTACATCCCGGCCTTCTGTGAGCTCCTTCTAGATGACCAG GTAGCCTTGCTCAGAGCCCATGCCGGTGAGCACCTGCTGCTCGGAGCCACCAAGAGATCCATGGTGTTCAAGGACGTGCTGCTCCTAG GCAATGACTACATCGTCCCTCGGCACTGCCCAGAGCTAGCAGAGATGAGCCGTGTGTCCGTGCGCATCCTCGATGAGCTGGTCCTGCCCTTCCAGGAGTTGCAGATTGATGACAATGAGTATGCTTGCCTCAAAGCCATCATCTTCTTCGACCCAG ACGCCAAGGGCCTGAGCGACCCGGGCAAGATCAAGCGGCTGCGGTCCCAGGTCCAGGTGAGCCTGGAGGACTACATCAACGACCGCCAGTACGACTCTCGGGGCCGCTTTGGcgaactgctgctgctgctgccgacCCTGCAGAGCATCACCTGGCAGATGATCGAACAGATCCAGTTCATCAAGCTCTTTGGCATGGCCAAGATCGACAACCTGCTGCAGGAGATGTTGCTTGGAG GGTCTGCCAGTGATGCACCCCACGCCCACCACCCCCTGCACCCTCACCTGATGCAGGAACACATGGGCACCAATGTCATAGTTGCCAACACGATGCCCTCTCACCTCAGCAATGGACAGATGT cCACCCCTGAGACTCCACAGCCATCTCCGCCAAGTGGCTCAGGATCTGAACCCTACAAGCTCCTGCCAGGAGCCATTGCCACCATTGTCAAGCCCCCCTCTGCCATTCCCCAGCCAACTATCACCAAGCAAGAAGTCATCTAG